The DNA region TGATGAACCACGAGCCGCTCCAGATGCTGGAATTGAGCGCGGACAGCAGTTCCTGGTTGCGCGGGCCGATGTACTCCATGGTCATTTCGCTGGTCATGGGCTGGGCCATGTTCATCAAAGGCTGGCGAAGGATGAAACACGCGATGGCCACGAACACGACTCCCGGCAGTGAAGGCGCCAGCAGTTCGGTGAGTGCCATGACGACCAGGAACAGGATCGCCGCACTCTGGCTGCCCAGGATTCCCCAGTAGTACCCGACGCGCCGCCGGATCACGGGCGTGGAGAGGCTGGCCAGCAGCACGAGCACGGCGGACGCGCTGCCCAGCAGGCTGAAGGTGGCCGAGTCGATGCCGAACACGGAAAAGAAGAACAGGTTCACGAAGGGAATCGTCAGCCCGGCCCCCACGGCAATCAGCAGGGTGGGCACCACGGCCCGCAGGATTCTGTTCCAGTCGTAATCCAGCATGTGCCGGTGCAGCAATGTGCCGGTGTCCCTGCCCGTGGCGGGATCCGGTTCTTGAATGCGCATCATCAATGGCAGTGCCAGGAAACTGAGCAGCACCAGCGCCAGCAGGATGTGATGCTCGTCCCAGGGGAATGCCAGACCGCCCAGCCGGAATTGCTCCAGCGAGGTCAGGCCGGCAATCATCAGACCCGCAAGGATCAGCGCCAGCGACCAGGTGGCGAAGTTCAGCGAGATCGACTCGGAGCGAGCGGCAAACGGCACGTAGCGCATGATGAAGGGCAGTGCGCAGACCTGGCTGAGCATGATCGACACACCCCAGATGAACACACCGGCATGCATCCAGGGCGAGCTCTGCGCCTGGATCGCGAACAGAATCAGCAGGCTGGCGAAGGGAGTGAGCACGGCGCTGGCCAGGAAGAACGGTTTGAGCCGGCGGCCGCGAATGAAGAGCCCCATCGGGAAGGCCAGCGCCAGCACTCCCAGGAAGCGGAAGCTGGTGAAGAAGGCGATCTGGTCGTCCATGAATCCCTGCTTGCGCAGGTGGATGTTCAGAATCAGCATGAACGACGAGTTGACCAGGTTCAGCAGCAGCTCGGCTCCCACCAGCAGCACGATGATCCGGGGCACACGGCGATATCTGATCATGACCGACAACAACGAGGAGTTCATTCCGGGAGTCCCTGTCCTGACTGGCTGGCCCAAGCTAGGAGTTTCCGGCACGCCGCGACGGTCCCCCGGCTCCCGGATATGGCGCTTTGACTT from Candidatus Delongbacteria bacterium includes:
- a CDS encoding MFS transporter, whose product is MNSSLLSVMIRYRRVPRIIVLLVGAELLLNLVNSSFMLILNIHLRKQGFMDDQIAFFTSFRFLGVLALAFPMGLFIRGRRLKPFFLASAVLTPFASLLILFAIQAQSSPWMHAGVFIWGVSIMLSQVCALPFIMRYVPFAARSESISLNFATWSLALILAGLMIAGLTSLEQFRLGGLAFPWDEHHILLALVLLSFLALPLMMRIQEPDPATGRDTGTLLHRHMLDYDWNRILRAVVPTLLIAVGAGLTIPFVNLFFFSVFGIDSATFSLLGSASAVLVLLASLSTPVIRRRVGYYWGILGSQSAAILFLVVMALTELLAPSLPGVVFVAIACFILRQPLMNMAQPMTSEMTMEYIGPRNQELLSALNSSIWSGSWFISAKIFQHLRALQLPYWKIFMLTASLYGAGVVMYWFLIREYHRMRVPVSADPAVRKI